The segment TCGGGATTGGCCAGACGGGCTTCGACAGTGGCGCGCGGGGGCGTGTTGCCTTGCGGCACCCAGGCGTCCCAGACCTCGTTCATCTCGCCGATCTGGTCGACATTGGTCAGGAAGATCTGGCACGACAGGATGCGGGTCTTGTCGCTGCCGGCCTCGGCCAGCAGCCGGTCGATATGGCCGAGGACCTCGCGCGTCTGGCCGCGGATATCGGCCTTGGGATCGACCTCGGGCACCTGACCGGCGAGATACACCACGCCGTTATAGACCGCGTATTCGGACAACCGCTTGCCCACATGGGCGCGCTTCAGTTCAAGGTTACTCATGACAATGCGTTGACTGATAAAAACAGGGCCGGCATGCGATGCCATCAGGCCCCGGTAAAGAACTGCGGGGCGATCGCAATCTGCGCCGGATCGACAAAGGTCGGGGCATGGCCCACGTCGGGCACTTCCACCGAACTCACATGCTTGCCGCGCGCCACCATTTCGGCCACGGTCTCGCGCAGCAGCAGGTCCGACTGCGCGCCGCGCACCACCAGCACCGGGCCTTCGATGGCCTCGAAGCTGCGCCAGAGCGCGGCCTCGCCGGCAGCAATGGCCTCGGGCGTGGATTTGCGGAACGGCACCGCCAGCTGCGGATCGTAATGCAAGCCCCATTCCAGGCCGTCCGTGCCCTGCACCGGTTTCAGGATGGCGGCGTTGAGCTCGCGCCACTGCTCGGGCGTATGGCGGCCGAACGATGCGCTGATGGTTTGCAGGTAGGCCAGGCCTTCCTCGAAGGTCTTGAAGCGCACCGGCAGCCCCAGGTAGGCGCCGATCCGTTCCACCGCCGACGGCGCCAGCTTCGGGCCCACGTCGTTGAGCAGCAGCTTGCGCACCGGCGACTTCGGCAGCCCGGCCAGGCCCATGCCGATCAGCCCGCCCATCGAGGTGCCGAACCAGTCCACCTTCTCCACGTTGAGCCGCGCAATCAGCGTGACCATGTCGGACACATACTGCGGCACCACGTAGCCGTTGGCATCGGCCAGCCATTCCGAGCGGCCGCGCCCGGCCACATCGGGGCAGACCACGCGGTAGTCGCCGCACAGCGCGCTGGCGACGGTGTCGAAGTCGCGGCCGGTGCGCGTCAGCCCATGCGCGCACACCAGCACGCGCGGATTGGCGGGGTCGCCCCACTCGTGGTAGGCCATGCGGTGCAGGCCCGCCGGACTGATGCACTGGACAAAACCGAGACGCGGACTGGCAGACATCTGGACTCCCTGACGAACCGGACCGCGGACCGCAAAAAGACGGCGCTGCCGGAGGTTGAGCAAAGCTGGATTGTACGCCGCAGCGGGTACAATGCCACAGCACAGTGTCAGCGTCCCGCGTGCGCGGCCGCGCACCGCCACGGCGCGCTCCGCCAACCCTGTGGCAACCTTTCTGTGGCATTCCTTTCTCTCGACGGAGGCTTACATGCTCAACGGCAAGACCGCACTGGTGACTGGCTCGACCAGCGGCATCGGGCTCGGCATCGCGAAAGCGCTGGCGGCCCAGGGCGCCAACATCATCGTCAACGGCTTTGGTGACGCGGACGCCGCAAAGGCAGAAATCGCGCAGGCCGGCCAGGGGATCCGGGTCGGCTACCACGGCGCCGACATGAGCAAGGCGGCCGAGATCGAAGACATGATGCGCTACGCGCAGTCCGACTTCGGCGGCGCCGACATCCTGGTCAACAACGCCGGCATCCAGCACGTGGCCGCGATCGAGGATTTCCCGCCCGAGCGCTGGGACGCGATCATCGCCATCAACCTGACCTCGGCCTTCCACACCACGCGCCTGGCGCTGCCCGGCATGAAGCAGAAGGACTGGGGCCGCATCATCAATGTCGCCTCCACCCACGGGCTGGTGGCCTCGGCGCAGAAGTCCGCCTACGTGGCGGCCAAGCACGGCATCGTCGGCTTCACCAAGGTGACCGCGCTGGAAACCGCGCAGACCGGCGTCACCGCCAACGCGATCTGCCCGGGCTGGGTGCTGACGCCACTGGTGCAGAAGCAGGTCGAAGCCCGCGCGCAGAAGGAAGGCATTCCGGTGGAACAGGCCAAGCGCGAGCTGGTGCTGGAGAAACAACCCTCGGGACAGTTCGTCACGCCCGATGAGCTGGGCGCGCTGGCCGTGTTCCTGTCGTCCGAAGCGGCCCGCCAGGTCCGCGGCGCGATCTGGAACATGGACGGCGGCTGGGTGGCGCAGTAAGGAGCAAACGATGCAACGACGCAGTTTCCTGCGCGCGCTGGCGCTGGGCGCGGTCTCGGCCGGGGCGCTGGCACCGGTGGCCGGCGCGCTGGCGCAAGCCGCCAAGCCGCTTGCCATCGACGTCTACAAGAGCCCGCTGTGCGGCTGCTGCGAGGATTGGGTCAAGCACCTGCGCAGCAACGGCTTCACCGTGACGGTGCATGATGTCGAGGACACCGGCGTGTACCGCAAGCGCTTCGGCATGCCGGAACGCTTTGGCTCCTGCCACACCGGGTATATCGGCGGCTACGCCATCGAGGGCCATGTGCCGGCGGCGGATATCCGCAAGCTGCTGGCAGCAAAACCCAAGGCCGTCGGCCTGGCCGTGCCGGGCATGCCGGTCGGCTCGCCCGGCATGGAACAGGGCCCGCGCAAGGACCCGTTCGACGTGCTGATCGTAAAAGCGGATGGCGCCGCTTCGGTGTTCGCCAGCTACAACAAGCAGGCAGGCTGACCTGCGGCTGCCGGGCGGCAGGGTCTGCGCCTTGCCGGAGAGCAGCCAGCTTAGTGCGCAGCGATATTGCCGGGCTATTCGCCGGAAGAGCTAGGGAATGCAGCCGGCTGGCGTAGCCCGGCCGGGCAATTCCAAAGCGAAGCGACCCGACAAAAAAGCCCCTGCGGCGCATCGCACCTCAGGGGCCCTGCCAGGCTTCGGAGCTCAGCCCGCTTACAGCAGCGGAGCGCCAGTCTTGGCCTGGATTTCCTCGCGGCTGACACCCGGAGCCGTTTCCACCAGCTTCAGGCCTTCGTCGGTCACGTCGATCACGCCCAGGTCGGTAATGATGCGGTTGACCACGCCCACGCCGGTCAGCGGCAGGTTGCAGTCCTTCAGGATCTTGATGTCCTCGGTGCCATCCTTCTTCTTGGCGGTGTGTTCCATCAGCACCACCACTCGGCCGACGCCGGCGACCAGGTCCATCGCGCCGCCCATGCCCTTGACCATCTTGCCCGGGATCATCCAGTTGGCCAGGTCGCCCTTTTCGCTGACCTGCATCGCACCCAGGATCGCCAGGTTGATGTGGCCGCCGCGGATCATCGCGAACGAGTCGGCCGACGAGAAGATCGACGAGCCCGGCAGCGTCGTCACGGTTTGCTTGCCGGCGTTGATCATGTCGGCGTCGACTTCGTCCTCGGTCGGGAACGGGCCGATGCCCAGCAGTCCGTTCTCGGACTGCAGCCACACTTCCATGCCTTCGGGCACCCAGTTGGCCACCAGCGTCGGCAGGCCGATGCCCAGGTTGACGTAGAAACCGTCCTGCAGCTCGGTCGCGGCGCGCGCGGCCATTTCGTCACGTGTCCATGCCATGATGCGTCTCCTTAGCTGGCCGCGCGCACGGTGCGCTGCTCGATGCGTTTCTCGGGGGTGGTGTTCAGCACCAGGCGCTTCACGAAGATGCCGGCCAGGTGGATTTCATCCGGGTCCAGCTCGCCGGTCTCGACGATATGCTCGACCTCGGCGATGGTGACCTTGCCCGCCATGGCGCACATCGGGTTGAAGTTGCGCGCGGTGCGGCGGAACACCAGGTTGCCGGCCTTGTCAGCCTTGTATGCCTTGACCAGCGCCACGTCGGCGGTCAGCGAACGCTCCATCACGTACTGCTGGCCGTCGAATTCGCGGATTTCCTTGCCTTCGGCGACGATGGTGCCGACACCGGTCTTGGTGAAGAAGGCCGGGATGCCCGAGCCGCCGGCGCGCAGCTTCTCGGCCAGCGTGCCTTGCGGGGTGAATTCCAGCTCAAGTTCGCCCGCCAGGTACTGGCGCTCGAACTCCTTGTTCTCGCCCACGTAGGACGAGATCATCTTGCTGATCTGGCGCGTGGCCAGCAGCAGGCCCAGGCCGAAGCCATCGACGCCGGCGTTGTTGGAGATACAGGTCAGCTGCTTGGCGCCGCTGTCGCGCAGCGCGGCAATCAGCGCCTCGGGGATGCCGCACAGGCCGAAACCGCCCACGGCGATCGTCTGGCCGTCGCGGACGACGCCTGCAAGCGCTTCTGCGGCGCTGGCGTAGACCTTGTTCATGCTTCGCTCCTTCCTCGGTAGTTCCCTGTCGCTCTTCCCGCCACCGGGTTGTGCGGCGGGCGACGCAGGGAAATTGTAACGGTACAATCGGCAACAGGCGGGCGACAGTCGCCGCAACTCGTCCGACCGACAGCATACGCAAGCGCAGCCGGCTACGCCATTACGTAAAAATACATAAGCAGATGCCCGCAATCGACTACCAGACCGCCTTCCAGCTCGCCCCCGTGGGCCTGGTGCTGTCACGCGAACGCGTGATCGAGGACTGCAACGAGGAGGTCTGCCGCATTTTCGGCACCACGCGCGAAGCGCTGCTGGGCCAGTCCTTCCAGGTGCTCTACCCCACCGCCGACGAATTCGAGCGCACCGGCGCGCGCATCGCGCCGATCATGGGCAAGCGCGGCATGTACTCGGACGAACGCATCATGAAGCGCGCCGGCGGCGAGCTGTTCTGGTGCCATGTCACCGGGCGCGCACTGGACCGCACGCAACCGCTGGGCGCGGGGATCTGGACCTTCGAGGATCTGTCGCAGAAGCGCCAGGTCACTGCGGAGCTGACCGCGCGCGAACGCGAGATCGCGGCGCAGCTGGTGGAGGGAAAGACCAGCAAGCAGATCGGCAAGCTGCTGGCGATCAGCCCGCGCACGGTGGACATCTACCGGGCGCGGCTGATGAAGAAGTACGGGGCCAGCACGTCGGTGGACCTGGTGCAGCGGCTGGTCAACCACTGAGCCCCGTGGCAGGCATCAGCCCTCGATGATCGCGCGGATCTCTGCCGGCACCGGCACCGACTTCTCCTGCGTGTAATCGCACCACACCACCTTGGCCCCGCCCTCGGCCCAGACCACGTCGGGCTGGTCGGTGCGGCGGATTTCCATGCGGGTCTCGAAGCTGGTGCGGCCGAGCTGGCCGGCGTAGACGCGGCACTCGATGTCGCCCGGGTAGCGCAGCTGCTTCAGGAAAGTCATGTGCGCATTGATGATGACCGGCCCCTGCCCGCGTGCATCCTTGCCGCCGCGGCCCAGCGACGCGAACCACTCGATGCGCGCCTGCTCCAGGTACTGGAAGTAGACGGTGTTGTTGACATGGCCCATGGCATCCATGTCGCCCCAGCGGATCGGCATGACCACCGTATAGACGTGCTTCATCACAGCCTCCAAAAGAACAGGCCCGCCGGGTCTGGCGGGCCCTCTGCTTGGCTCAGCGCTTGGCGATCGCGCCTTCGGCCTTGGTCACCAGGTCGGTGCCGATCTGCTTCTTCCACTTGTCGTAGACCTTGGCGGTGGCCTTGCGGAAGGCGTCATGCTCGGCCGGCGTCAGGTGCGTGACCTTGACGCCGTGCGCCTCCATGTCCTTCCAGGCCGGCGCGCCCGGCTCGGCCAGGCCCTTGCGGGCCAGCGCGATTTCCTGCTTGCCGGCGTCGACGGCGGCCTGCTTCACGATCTCGCGGTCGGCCGGGGTCCAGCTTTCCCAGATCTGCTTGTTGACCACGAAGATCAGCGGGTCAGCCACGTAGCCCCAGGTGGTGACGAACTTCTGGCCCACCGTGTACAGCTTGGCGGCGGCGAACACCGACTGCGGGTTCTCCTGCCCGTCGACCGCGCCCGAGGCCATCGCCGGCTGCGCATCGGCCCAGCTCATCTGGGTCGGGTTGGCGCCCAGCGCGTTGAAGGTCTCGATGTACAGCGGCGAACCGACCACGCGCAGCTTCATGCCCTTGAGGTCTTCCGGCTTGCGGATTTCGCGCTTGGAGTTGGACACCTCGCGGAAGCCATTCTCGCCCCAGGCCAGCGGCACCACGCCGGCTTTTTCCAGCGTGGCGAAGATCGACTTGCCGACTTCGCCCTGCGTGAGCGCGTCCAGCGCCTTGTAGTCGGGCATCAGGAACGGCAGCGAGAACAGGTTCAGTTCCCTGACCTGCGGCGACCAGTTGATGGTCGAGCCCACCGCCATGTCGATCACGCCCTGGCGGATCGCCGAGAACTCGCGGGTCTGGTCGCCGGCCACCAGCGAGGTGCCCGGGTACAGCTTGATATTGATGCGGCCGTTGGTGCGCTGCTTGACCAGGTCGGCCCAGATCTCGCCGCCCTTGCCCCACGGGAAGGCCGGGCCGAGCACCAGCGACATCTTGTACTCGGACTTGTAGGTCTGGGCCATTGCGCCGGCGGGGGCGAAGGCGGAAGCGGCAATGGCGGCAGCCGTTGCGAGCATCAGGGCACGACGTTTCATTTCATCTCCTCTCGGGAAAGCGTCAATTCTTGTTTGTGAATGCGGAACATCAGTAGCCGAGGTACTCAGGCAGCCAGGTCGCCAGCGGCGGATAGGCCAGCACCATCAGCATGGCGATAAACATCGCCAGCAACATCCAGATCACCCAGGGCACGGTCTCTTCCATGCGCACCCGGGCAATCCGGCACGACACCATCAGGTTCACGGCCAGCGGCGGCGTGAACTGGCCCAGCGCCACCTTCAGTGTCAGCACCACGCCGAACCACACCGGGTTCCAGTGGAAGGCATTGACAATGGGCAGCAGCAGCGGCACGAAGATCAGGAAGATCGAGATGCCGTCCAGGAACATGCCGACCGTCATCAGCAGCAGCACGATCAGCGCCAGCACGCCGTACTCGCCCAGCCCGGAATTGGCGATGGCGTGCGCCAGCGGGTCGATCACGCCCAGCGTCGACAGCGCATAGGCGAAGATGCCGGCCAGTGCCACCACCAGCAGGATCACTGCCGAGGTCTCGGCCGCCTCCTGGAAGATGGTGAACAGGTCGCGCATGCCGATGCTGCGGTACACCACCATGCCGACGAACAGGCCGTAGACCACTGCCACCACGGCGGCTTCGGTCGGCGTGAACCAGCCGGCGCGCATGCCGCCCAGGATCAGGAACGGCGCCACCAGGCCCCATGCGGCCTCGCGCAGGCTCTTCCAGAACGGCGGGCGCGGCAGCGCGGCTTCGATCGCGCCCATGTTGTGCTTGCGCGCCAGCCACACGGCCGGAACGATCAGCGCCACGCCGGCCAGGATGCCGGGGATCATGCCCGCGGCGAACAAGGCCGGCACCGATGCGCCGGGCACCAGCACGCTGTAGATGATGAGGGCCACCGACGGCGGGATCAGGATGTCGGTCGCGGCTGCCGCGCCGACCACCGCGGCACTGTACGAACCCGGATAACCGGCGCGCGACATCGCCGCGATCATCACGCCGCCCACCGCGGCCGCGTTGGCCGGGCCGGAGCCGGAGATGCCGCCGAGGAACATCGCCACCAGGATCGCCACCAGCGGCAGCATGCCCGGGCCGCGGCCAACGATGGCGATGGCAAAGGTCACCAGCCGCTGCGCCACGCCGGAGCGGTCGAAGATCGACCCCACCAGCACGAACATCGGGATCGCCAGCAGCGGATACTTGGCCAGCCCCGCATAGAAGTTCTGCGGCACGGCCAGCAGGCCGAACATCTGGGTGTCGAGATTGGACAGGCCGATGGCAACCAGGCCGCCCAGGCCCAGCGACACGCCGATGGGCACGCCCAGCAGCATCAGGCCGATAAAGACCACGAACAGGGTGATGGCGACGAACGTCATTGCGCCTTCTCCGTCGTGGTGGCCTTGCCTTCATGCAGCGCCTTGAGCGCGCGCACGTTGCGTAGCACCAGCCCCAGCGCGCGCAGCGCGATGCCGGCAGACAGCACCGGCAGCCAGATCGAGTACCACCAGCTCGGCACGCCGATGCCCGGCGAGGTCTCGCCGAAGGTGTACTCATCCCAGGTAATGCGTGCGCCCAGCACCGCCAGCGCGATGAACATCACCGCCACCGCCAGCGCCGACAGGATCGCCAGGCGGCGCTGGCGGGCCGCGCTGCCGCGCTCGAAGAAGAATTCGATGCGGATATTGCGATCGCGTGCCACCGCGGCGCTGCCGGCGACCAGCGCCAGCACGATCATCAGGAAGACCGAGAACTCCTCGGTCCAGGCAAATGACTCGTCGGTGAAATAGCGGACCACCACGTTGGCGAAAGTGATGCCGACCAGCAGCACCATCACGATCACGCCAACCCAGTCCTCGATGCGGGGCGATACCCGGAAATCAGCGTCCTGCGCTTCGTCGGCGGCCTGCGGGATCACCGCGGAATCGACGACGTGTTGCGGCACGGCGTTGCGCCGTGCCTCTTCTTGTTGCTCCATCTCCCCGGCCTCCGGTCCGGGCCGCTCGGGCCATGCGGCCACCGCGGCGTTTTTTTACTTGTATGTAAAGACTTAATCTGCAGACATGGCGGATTATGCCAAGACTGGCCCGCCACGCACGAATTTTCTGATGATTGATGTGTGCTGACGACGGCGCACCCAAGGGGACCGGATAAGCCCTGGGCGTGCAGTCCGGGCATCCCGCGGCGCTTTTGGCGCGCAGCCGGGATGCAGGGGGCCTTGCGCCCCCCCGGTCAGCGATCAGGCGGTCAGACCATGCCGTCGTCGGCGGTGATGACAGCGCCGTTGATGAACTGCGACTGGTCGGATGCGAGCAGCAGCAACAGGCCGTCGAGATCCTCCGGCTTGCCCAGGCGCTTGCGCGGCAGCATCTGGATCAGCTTCTGGCCGGCGTCCGAATCCCAGTGGTGGTGGTTGATCTCGGTATCGATATAGCCCGGGCAGATCGCGTTGGTATTGATGCCATGGCGCGCCCATTCCAGCGCCATGGCCTTGGTCATGTGCACCACGGCCGCCTTGCTCATGCAATACACGCCGATCTGCGACAGCACCTTCAGCCCCGCCACCGACGCGACATTGACGATCCGCGCCTGCGGCAGCGGGCTGCCGTTGCGCTCGGCGCCCTTGGCGCGCGCGATCATGCGCTTGGCCACTTCCTGGGCGACGAAGAAGGCACCGCGGGTATTGGTGTCGAACACGAAATCGAAGTCGTCGGCGGTCACATCGGTCAGCTTCTGCGTGGTCGACACGCCGGAGTTGTTGACCAGGATGTCGATGGAGCCGGCCTCAGTCTCCGCATGCGCCACCGCGGCGCGGATGCTGTCCGGGTCGGTGACGTCCAGCCGCACCACATGGGCGCTGCCGCCCTCGGCCTCGATCGCAGCGCGCAGTTCCTTGAGCCGCTCGGTTCGGCGCGAGGCCAGCACCACCTTGGCGCCGGCGGCGGCCAGCACCGTGGCGAAACGCGAGCCCAGCCCGCTTGAAGCGCCGGTGACCAGCGCGACCTTGCCTTCCAGATTGATCGACAAACCCATGATTACCTCTTGTGCGGGAGCTCCTCCGGCCTATTCGGGAGCAGAAGGCAGCATATCAAAAAAAGAACGACCGTTCCAAAAAAATCCTTGCCTGTGGGTGGCGAGTCCCGGACAATGCCGGAGATTCTAAGAACTTGACCAGCAAAGGGAAAGAGGGAAAACGCGCGATCCGGGAGTCTTTGGACCCCAAATCGCTGCCAACTCACCCATCCGCGGTTCCCGTCCGCGCGCTGGCCCGGTTCTCGGCAAAACGATCACCGCATTTCCCACAATTGCAAGCAAGCAGCAAAGAAATAGAGGGTTAGAGACAATGGATCAGCAACAGCTCCTGGAGCAGTTCGGCCCGCGCGAAGCCATGGAATACGATGTGGTCATCGTCGGCGGCGGCCCCGCCGGCCTGGCCACCGCCATCCGCCTGAAGCAACTCGCGCAGGAGAAAGGCGCCGACGTCAACGTGTGCGTGCTGGAAAAGGGCTCCGAGCCCGGCGCCCACATCCTGTCGGGCGCCATCATGGACCCGCGCGCCCTCAATGAACTGATCCCGAACTGGAAGGAACTGGGCGCGCCGCTGAACCAGGCCGTCACCGAAGACAAGTTCCTGTTCCTGAACGAGTCCGGCTCCAAGGGCACGCCTCCGGCCCTGCTGCCAGAGTGCTTCCACAACGAAGGCAACTACATCATCAGCCTGTCGAACTTCGTGCGCTGGCTGGGCCAGCAGGCCGAGGCGCTGGGCATTGAGATCTTCCCGGGCTTCCCCGCCGCCGAAGTGCTCTACAACGAAGACGGCTCGGTCATGGGCGTGGCCACCGGGAATATGGGCATCAACAAGGAAGGCGAGCCCACCGACAACTTCCAGCTGGGCATGGAACTGCATGCCAAGTACACCATCTTCGCCGAAGGCGCGCGCGGCCACCTGGGCAAGCAACTGATCGAGAAATTCAAGCTCGATGCCGGCAAGGATCCGCAGAGCTACGGCATCGGCCTGAAGGAACTGTGGGAGATCGACCCGGCCAAGCACAAGCCAGGCCTGGTGGTGCACACCGCCGGCTGGCCGCTCGACCCCGCCACCTACGGTGGCTCGTTCCTGTACCACATGGAAGACAACAAGGTCGCGGTCGGCTTTGTGGTCGGCCTGGACTACACTAACCCGTGGCTGTCTCCGTTCGAGGAATTCCAGCGCTTCAAGACGCATCCGGAAATCCGCCAGTACTTCGAGGGCGGCAAGCGCCTCTCCTACGGTGCCCGCGCCATCACCGCCGGTGGCCTGCTGTCGCTGCCCAAGACCGTGTTCCCGGGCGGCGCGCTGGTCGGCTGCGACGCCGGCTACCTGAACGCCTCGCGCATCAAGGGCAGCCACGCCGCCATCAAGACCGGCATGCTAGCCGCCGAGGCCGTCTATGACGCGCTGCAGGCCGGCCGCCAGCACGATGAGCTGGCCGCCTACCCGACCGCGTTCGAGCAGAGCTGGCTGCACAAGGAACTGCTGCAGGCCAAGAACTTCAAGCAGTGGTTCAAGAAGGGCCGCACCACCGCCACGCTGATGACCGGCATCGAGCAATGGCTGCTGCCCAAGCTAGGCATCCGCAACCCGCCATGGACCATCCACCGCGTGAAGCCGGACCATGTGTACCTGAAGCCCGCGGCCGAGTGCCAGAAGATCGAGTATCCGAAGCCGGACGGCAAGCTGACCTTCGACCGCCTGAGCTCGGTGTTCATCAGCAACACCAACCACGAAGAGAACCAGCCGGCGCACCTGACGCTCAAGGACGCCAGCGTTCCGGTCAACATCAACTGGGACAGGTACGCCGGCCCCGAGTCGCGCTACTGCCCGGCAGGTGTGTATGAGTTCGTGCAGGACGAGACGTCGGGCAAGGAACGTCTGCAGATCAATGCGCAGAACTGCGTTCACTGCAAGACCTGCGACATCAAGGATCCGACCCAGAACATCGTCTGGGTGACGCCGGAAGGCGGCGGCGGTCCGAACTACGTCGGGATGTAAGCCTGCCGCGCCAGCGGCAGAAAAAACGGCACCGGAAACCCGGTGCCGTTTTTCTTTGGGCGATGCAGCGCGGCTATCGTGCCTGCCGCCGCGCGGCCATCGCCTTGTCGACCACCTCGGCCTGCAGCGCCTCGGCGGGATTGCCGAAGGCCTGGCTGCGCAGCGCATCCAGCTGCTGCCGGCGGTCCTGCTCCGACAACCCCGGGAATGACTCGATCTGCTCGCGGCGCGCGGCGTAGTCGTCGTAGCGCTGCCGCCAGGCCTGCCCGGCTTGCGCCTGCTGCTGGTAGCGCTGCGCCACCTCGGCACCGTAGGCCTGCGCCAACGCCGCACCGATGTCCTGCGCACTGCGGCCGGCGGCCTGCATGCCGGCGATGGTGTCGCTGATCGCCTGCGGACGCGCGCTGGCCTCCCGTGCCGCACGCAGTGGCTCGGGCAGCGTGGCTTCGAGTTCGGCCAGCCGCTGCCGCCGCTGCGCGTCATCCAGGCCGGATTGTGCCGCGATGTCCAGCCGCGCCAGCATGGCATCGTCATACACCTGCTCGTCGCCGAACCAGATTGCCGCCACCTCCGGCAGCAGGTGCTGCCGCGCGCCGTTACGCCCGGCCTGCAGCGCGCGCAACTGCTGCACTTGTGCCGCATCCAGCGTGCCGTTCGTATCCGCCCGCGGCTTGCGCGCGGCCAGCGCTTGAATCTCGGCAAGATA is part of the Cupriavidus necator genome and harbors:
- a CDS encoding electron transfer flavoprotein-ubiquinone oxidoreductase, whose protein sequence is MDQQQLLEQFGPREAMEYDVVIVGGGPAGLATAIRLKQLAQEKGADVNVCVLEKGSEPGAHILSGAIMDPRALNELIPNWKELGAPLNQAVTEDKFLFLNESGSKGTPPALLPECFHNEGNYIISLSNFVRWLGQQAEALGIEIFPGFPAAEVLYNEDGSVMGVATGNMGINKEGEPTDNFQLGMELHAKYTIFAEGARGHLGKQLIEKFKLDAGKDPQSYGIGLKELWEIDPAKHKPGLVVHTAGWPLDPATYGGSFLYHMEDNKVAVGFVVGLDYTNPWLSPFEEFQRFKTHPEIRQYFEGGKRLSYGARAITAGGLLSLPKTVFPGGALVGCDAGYLNASRIKGSHAAIKTGMLAAEAVYDALQAGRQHDELAAYPTAFEQSWLHKELLQAKNFKQWFKKGRTTATLMTGIEQWLLPKLGIRNPPWTIHRVKPDHVYLKPAAECQKIEYPKPDGKLTFDRLSSVFISNTNHEENQPAHLTLKDASVPVNINWDRYAGPESRYCPAGVYEFVQDETSGKERLQINAQNCVHCKTCDIKDPTQNIVWVTPEGGGGPNYVGM
- a CDS encoding lipase secretion chaperone, whose protein sequence is MTSSERSPRPWLALLPAGAAAAAVYWLTMPSGPVAVPQRPAAITTAASPSATSADAGPAGVAALPSLSGVDVPAGPELDAQGNLRLTRALRTYFDYFLSARHDAGGADALDRLVYDDIRRRVPQPAAGQAWQLWQRYLAYLAEIQALAARKPRADTNGTLDAAQVQQLRALQAGRNGARQHLLPEVAAIWFGDEQVYDDAMLARLDIAAQSGLDDAQRRQRLAELEATLPEPLRAAREASARPQAISDTIAGMQAAGRSAQDIGAALAQAYGAEVAQRYQQQAQAGQAWRQRYDDYAARREQIESFPGLSEQDRRQQLDALRSQAFGNPAEALQAEVVDKAMAARRQAR